The following proteins come from a genomic window of Campylobacter concisus:
- the sdhE gene encoding 8-methylmenaquinol:fumarate reductase membrane anchor subunit, whose translation MQNEFAFFPGCVLSQAAKEAKMSLEAIAPILGWKLHEIKGWSCCGAQQAQDVDPIATLVANARNIALAEQMNMPMLTTCSTCMLTLTRAKSTLDKGAKDRINTFLAEGNMKYNGSTEITSLLWVLYQNVETLRAKVVKPLSGLKVALFYGCHSLRPEKDLHNRESSVNPKSFETVVGALGATIVPFEKRLDCCGFHASYPAGTSVRKMSSQIVNNADENGADVVVTPCPLCQMQLDIYQERYQDENHSNVRKPIIHLSQLVGLALGLSVEDLGLDLNIIDATKIA comes from the coding sequence ATGCAAAACGAATTCGCTTTTTTCCCAGGATGCGTACTCTCTCAAGCAGCTAAAGAGGCTAAGATGTCGCTTGAGGCTATCGCTCCGATACTTGGCTGGAAGCTTCACGAGATAAAGGGCTGGAGCTGCTGTGGTGCCCAACAAGCACAAGACGTGGATCCTATCGCTACGCTTGTGGCAAATGCTAGAAACATAGCACTTGCAGAGCAGATGAATATGCCGATGCTTACGACATGCTCGACCTGTATGCTAACTCTAACAAGAGCAAAAAGCACGCTTGATAAGGGCGCAAAGGATCGTATAAATACTTTCTTAGCTGAGGGCAATATGAAATATAATGGCTCAACCGAGATCACAAGCCTTCTTTGGGTGCTTTATCAAAACGTAGAAACACTAAGAGCAAAGGTTGTTAAGCCACTTAGTGGGCTAAAAGTAGCGCTATTTTACGGCTGCCATAGCCTAAGACCTGAAAAAGATCTGCACAACAGGGAAAGCTCGGTCAATCCAAAGAGCTTTGAAACTGTTGTAGGCGCACTTGGTGCTACTATTGTGCCATTTGAGAAAAGACTTGACTGCTGTGGTTTCCACGCTAGTTATCCAGCTGGCACATCTGTAAGAAAAATGTCAAGCCAAATCGTAAATAATGCCGATGAAAACGGCGCTGACGTAGTTGTCACACCATGCCCACTTTGTCAAATGCAGCTTGACATCTACCAAGAGAGATATCAAGATGAGAACCACTCAAACGTGAGAAAACCTATCATCCACCTATCTCAGCTTGTAGGTCTTGCACTTGGACTATCTGTTGAAGATCTAGGACTTGATCTAAACATCATCGACGCTACCAAAATAGCGTAA
- the sdhB gene encoding 8-methylmenaquinol:fumarate reductase iron-sulfur subunit has protein sequence MKIIIDRFDGTKKYESTYELTNEEIKGKTLLTVLLDIKQKKDATLNFTASCRSAICGACAVRVNGHSYLACDTKMNELLAEYDNPESIRISPLGNFRVISDLMVDWEPSIENLRKIRPSITAKSEFSAEKGCKQSQKEYEKVALEWDCILCGACASECNKLEADASDYMQPFVFVHAYRAAFDSRSKDPMPHLKPAIDNGLWMCVKCQECADRCPKGISACKDITDLRIMAIQKGFDDGMGPDHAEAFLTDLVDGSGRLNEIKLALRSEGVFKNMGKMDIAANLMLAGKMNPLHIFGEEDIEGHDDLVKMINAARKAASKE, from the coding sequence ATGAAAATTATTATCGACCGCTTTGACGGAACTAAAAAATATGAATCAACTTATGAGCTAACAAATGAAGAGATCAAAGGCAAAACTCTTTTAACAGTGCTTCTTGATATCAAACAAAAAAAGGATGCGACGTTAAATTTCACAGCATCTTGCCGCTCGGCGATATGTGGAGCGTGCGCTGTTAGAGTAAATGGTCACTCATATCTAGCCTGTGATACAAAGATGAATGAGCTTTTGGCTGAGTATGACAATCCAGAGAGCATAAGAATTTCTCCACTTGGAAATTTCAGGGTTATATCTGATCTTATGGTTGATTGGGAGCCAAGTATCGAAAATTTACGCAAGATTAGGCCTAGCATCACTGCTAAGTCAGAATTTAGCGCTGAAAAAGGCTGTAAACAAAGTCAAAAAGAGTATGAAAAAGTAGCGCTTGAATGGGACTGCATACTTTGCGGAGCCTGTGCTAGCGAGTGTAATAAACTTGAAGCTGATGCGAGTGATTATATGCAGCCATTTGTATTTGTGCATGCTTATAGAGCTGCATTTGACTCACGTAGTAAAGATCCTATGCCGCACTTAAAGCCAGCTATAGATAATGGCCTTTGGATGTGTGTAAAGTGCCAAGAGTGCGCTGATCGCTGTCCAAAAGGTATAAGCGCATGCAAAGATATAACTGATCTTCGCATTATGGCTATACAAAAAGGTTTTGATGATGGCATGGGACCAGATCACGCTGAGGCATTCTTAACCGATCTAGTTGATGGCTCAGGCAGACTAAATGAGATCAAGCTTGCGCTTCGCTCTGAGGGAGTGTTTAAAAATATGGGCAAAATGGATATCGCTGCAAATTTAATGCTTGCAGGCAAGATGAATCCGCTTCATATTTTCGGCGAAGAGGACATAGAAGGTCATGATGATCTAGTAAAAATGATAAATGCGGCTCGCAAAGCTGCTAGTAAGGAGTAA
- the sdhA gene encoding 8-methylmenaquinol:fumarate reductase flavoprotein subunit, with protein MSEKFTRREFLQSACISVGALATTAGATNVFAGELPKGNENGLPSVDVLIIGSGGAGLRAATAVRKQYPNSTVVVATKMMPSRNATCMAEGGINGVTDFSNGDSFKLHAYDTVKGAAYLADQDAVVKFCEAAGAVIHELDHNGMLFSRIDNGDVSRKDNGDVAFRFMGGASKKRCNYAADKTGHVLMHACLDDAITAGVKFLMDHELLEIGLEDGKVEGVVLRNIQDGQIYPVLCKSLIIATGGYTRIFYNRTSVPFIATGDGIAAALKAGLGFEDPEMIQFHPTGVQNGGTLITEAARGEGGYLLNNKGERFMKNYHEKMELAPRDVVARAIETEIREGRGFGEGMSAYVLCDVRHLGKDTIMKKLPKIRHTAMLFQNIDLIEQPVPIRPTAHYSMGGVEVAKFDDMSTKIPGIYVGGEASCVSIHGANRLGGNSLTDAVVTGDLAGKGAGAYAKDAKFASGKKTSELAKMWQDKFKAIATGEGGVNDMYALREELGKNNWDLMGIFRTGTKLDQLSKNLEAIQAKYDTIKVPNQNPVMNTAFTDYVELGNLILLSRAACLAAQNRLESRGAHTREDYPKRDDVNFLKHSIVTLKDGKLELSYKDVVTGIFSLDGKKPE; from the coding sequence ATGAGTGAAAAATTTACCAGAAGAGAATTTCTGCAAAGTGCCTGTATTAGCGTAGGTGCGTTAGCTACTACTGCTGGTGCAACAAATGTTTTTGCGGGTGAGTTGCCAAAAGGTAATGAAAATGGCTTACCATCTGTTGATGTGCTAATAATCGGCTCTGGCGGTGCTGGACTTCGTGCAGCAACAGCCGTTCGCAAGCAATATCCAAACTCAACCGTCGTTGTTGCTACAAAAATGATGCCATCTCGCAACGCAACCTGTATGGCAGAGGGCGGCATAAATGGGGTTACCGACTTTAGCAATGGAGACAGCTTTAAGCTTCACGCCTACGACACTGTAAAAGGTGCGGCCTATCTTGCTGACCAAGATGCGGTAGTGAAATTTTGTGAGGCAGCAGGCGCGGTCATCCATGAACTAGATCACAACGGTATGCTCTTTTCTCGTATAGATAATGGCGACGTATCTCGTAAAGATAATGGCGATGTTGCGTTTCGCTTTATGGGTGGCGCTAGTAAAAAACGCTGTAACTACGCGGCTGATAAAACTGGTCACGTTTTGATGCACGCCTGTCTTGACGACGCTATCACAGCTGGCGTTAAATTTCTAATGGATCATGAGCTACTTGAGATCGGTCTTGAGGATGGCAAGGTTGAAGGCGTCGTTCTTCGAAACATCCAAGATGGTCAAATTTACCCAGTTCTATGCAAATCTCTTATCATCGCAACTGGTGGATACACTAGAATTTTTTATAACCGTACATCAGTTCCATTTATAGCAACTGGTGATGGCATCGCTGCTGCGCTTAAAGCAGGTCTTGGTTTTGAAGACCCTGAGATGATTCAGTTTCACCCAACTGGCGTCCAAAATGGTGGTACACTAATCACTGAAGCAGCTCGTGGCGAGGGTGGATACTTATTAAATAACAAGGGCGAGCGTTTTATGAAAAACTATCACGAAAAGATGGAGCTAGCTCCTCGTGACGTCGTCGCTCGTGCGATTGAGACAGAAATTCGTGAAGGCAGAGGCTTTGGCGAGGGTATGAGCGCTTACGTGCTTTGTGACGTTCGCCACCTTGGCAAAGATACTATTATGAAAAAACTTCCAAAAATTCGCCACACAGCCATGCTTTTCCAAAATATCGATCTAATCGAGCAACCAGTGCCTATCCGTCCGACAGCTCATTACTCAATGGGCGGTGTCGAAGTGGCTAAATTTGACGATATGAGCACGAAAATTCCTGGAATTTATGTAGGCGGCGAGGCCTCATGCGTATCTATCCACGGTGCAAACCGCCTTGGCGGCAACAGCCTAACTGATGCAGTGGTCACTGGCGATCTAGCTGGTAAAGGTGCTGGCGCATACGCAAAAGATGCTAAATTTGCAAGTGGCAAAAAGACTTCAGAGCTAGCTAAAATGTGGCAGGATAAATTTAAAGCCATAGCAACAGGCGAGGGTGGCGTGAACGACATGTACGCGCTTCGCGAGGAGCTTGGTAAAAATAACTGGGATCTAATGGGTATCTTTAGAACTGGTACAAAATTAGATCAGCTTTCTAAAAACCTAGAAGCCATCCAAGCAAAATATGACACCATCAAAGTGCCAAATCAAAATCCAGTCATGAACACAGCATTTACCGACTATGTCGAGCTTGGCAACCTTATACTTCTTTCTCGTGCAGCATGTCTTGCAGCGCAAAATCGTCTTGAGAGCCGTGGCGCTCACACAAGAGAGGACTATCCAAAAAGAGATGATGTAAATTTCTTAAAACACAGCATAGTCACACTAAAAGACGGCAAGCTTGAACTTAGCTACAAAGACGTTGTGACAGGCATATTTTCACTTGACGGCAAGAAGCCAGAATAA
- a CDS encoding ABC transporter substrate-binding protein, with protein MKFVSQKTANLTPKKRVLVLNYSSGNFNTISSKDIGAEYISVAGGINLSSELSDGDFKISKAINEEQVIIFNPDIIITNSQKSADAIAKNASFAKLKAVQNGEIFVVPSGVYLWSVRSAEGALYPLWLAKTFYPEQFSDLNLEQKTREFYERFYNYNLSDSELKEILHPKGKF; from the coding sequence ATAAAATTTGTAAGCCAAAAAACAGCAAATTTAACGCCAAAAAAGAGAGTTTTGGTGCTTAACTATAGCTCTGGAAATTTTAACACCATCAGCTCAAAAGATATCGGCGCTGAGTATATTAGCGTGGCTGGCGGTATAAATTTAAGCTCAGAGCTAAGTGATGGTGATTTTAAAATTTCAAAAGCGATAAATGAAGAGCAAGTCATCATCTTTAACCCAGACATCATCATCACAAATTCGCAAAAAAGTGCCGATGCCATTGCCAAAAACGCATCATTTGCCAAGCTAAAAGCTGTGCAAAATGGAGAAATTTTTGTAGTGCCAAGTGGCGTTTATCTTTGGAGCGTAAGAAGTGCTGAAGGTGCGCTTTATCCGCTTTGGCTGGCTAAGACATTTTACCCAGAGCAATTTAGTGATCTAAATTTAGAGCAAAAAACAAGAGAGTTTTACGAGAGATTTTATAACTACAATCTAAGTGATAGCGAGCTAAAAGAAATTTTGCACCCAAAGGGTAAATTTTGA
- a CDS encoding ABC transporter ATP-binding protein codes for MKFKIKNLSCGYDKKVVIENFNANLQDGDIFCLLGSNGVGKTTTFKTILGFLKPLGGEILIDGKDALKMSEKERASFISYVPQAHTPPFAFSVFDVVMMSANARLGIFERPSKKYEMIALDVLKTLNLESFKDKIYTDLSGGERQMVLIARALAQRSKVMLLDEPTANLDFGNQMRVLKEIKKLAKQGYIIILTSHQPEQVFYLNAKVAMLGRDKNYIYGKASEVMNGENLKKIYGVDIRVVKNIIDKREHYSCVMVD; via the coding sequence GTGAAATTTAAGATCAAAAATTTAAGCTGCGGCTACGATAAAAAGGTCGTTATAGAAAATTTCAATGCAAATTTACAAGATGGCGACATATTTTGCCTGCTTGGTAGCAATGGCGTTGGCAAAACGACGACGTTTAAGACGATACTTGGCTTTTTAAAGCCACTTGGAGGAGAAATTTTAATAGACGGCAAAGATGCGCTAAAGATGAGCGAGAAAGAGCGAGCAAGCTTTATAAGCTACGTCCCGCAAGCTCACACTCCGCCATTTGCCTTTAGCGTTTTTGACGTGGTGATGATGAGTGCAAATGCAAGGCTTGGTATATTTGAACGTCCTAGCAAAAAGTATGAGATGATAGCTCTAGATGTGTTAAAGACGCTAAATTTAGAGAGCTTTAAAGATAAAATTTACACCGATCTAAGTGGCGGCGAGCGGCAAATGGTGCTCATAGCTAGGGCCTTAGCGCAACGCTCAAAGGTGATGCTACTTGACGAGCCAACGGCAAATTTAGACTTTGGCAACCAAATGCGAGTTTTAAAAGAGATAAAAAAGCTCGCAAAGCAAGGCTATATCATTATCCTAACCTCACATCAGCCAGAGCAGGTCTTTTATCTAAACGCAAAGGTCGCGATGCTTGGGCGTGATAAAAACTACATTTACGGTAAGGCTAGTGAGGTGATGAATGGCGAAAATTTAAAGAAAATTTACGGCGTAGATATACGAGTGGTGAAAAATATCATCGATAAGCGCGAGCATTACTCTTGCGTGATGGTGGATTGA
- a CDS encoding FecCD family ABC transporter permease, producing MLRYKLNTLSFGEEEARAMGLNVKFYNIIIIIASTLLTATCVSFCGIVGWVGLVIPHIMRFVVGANFITLFPASLLGGGLFLLIVDTASRSLMASEIPLGVITWLVGAPLFVYLLYKSKKGFA from the coding sequence ATGCTTCGCTATAAGCTAAATACGCTTAGTTTTGGCGAAGAAGAGGCTAGGGCGATGGGGCTAAATGTGAAATTTTATAACATCATAATCATCATCGCTTCAACGCTTCTAACCGCTACTTGCGTCTCATTTTGCGGTATCGTAGGCTGGGTGGGGCTTGTCATCCCTCACATTATGCGCTTTGTCGTGGGAGCAAATTTCATCACACTCTTTCCAGCTTCACTGCTTGGCGGAGGGCTATTTTTACTGATAGTTGATACCGCTTCACGCAGTCTAATGGCAAGCGAGATCCCGCTTGGCGTCATCACTTGGCTAGTTGGCGCGCCTCTTTTTGTCTATCTGCTCTATAAGAGCAAAAAGGGTTTTGCGTGA
- a CDS encoding FecCD family ABC transporter permease, protein MSSQKIIFALFAFLLLVLFFSLGIGRYEISYAQIFEFIRSVILNEQPSDEQGYTVFTLIRLPRVLFAILVGAALASSGAVYQGLFKNPLVSPDILGVSSGAAVGASVAIILNFNYIGVQLSAFGCGLFAVFAVVFISSVIAKGRLNLLVMVLTGIVISSLFGALSSLIKFLADSEDKLPEVTFWLMGSLARSGGYKNLALLSHDLPCATFYASL, encoded by the coding sequence TTGAGTAGCCAAAAGATCATTTTCGCATTATTTGCGTTTCTTTTGCTGGTGCTCTTTTTTTCATTAGGTATCGGACGCTACGAGATAAGTTACGCTCAAATTTTTGAGTTTATAAGATCAGTTATTTTAAACGAGCAGCCAAGCGACGAGCAAGGATATACGGTCTTTACGCTCATTCGCTTGCCAAGGGTGCTTTTTGCCATCCTTGTTGGTGCAGCACTTGCTAGCTCTGGAGCTGTCTATCAAGGCCTTTTTAAAAATCCTCTAGTCTCGCCTGACATCCTTGGTGTTTCAAGTGGCGCAGCTGTTGGAGCGAGCGTGGCTATCATCTTAAATTTTAACTACATAGGCGTGCAGCTTAGCGCCTTTGGCTGCGGTCTTTTTGCTGTTTTTGCTGTCGTTTTTATAAGCAGCGTCATCGCAAAGGGTAGGCTAAATTTACTCGTGATGGTGCTAACTGGCATCGTCATCTCATCTCTTTTTGGGGCGCTTAGCTCGCTTATAAAATTTCTAGCCGATAGTGAAGATAAGCTACCAGAAGTTACTTTTTGGCTGATGGGAAGCCTTGCAAGAAGCGGTGGATATAAAAATTTAGCTCTACTTAGTCATGATCTGCCTTGTGCCACTTTTTATGCTTCGCTATAA
- a CDS encoding class I SAM-dependent methyltransferase: protein MQGLVDYQAILERVFSPTLQKVKGKDGGVNWDDYADMYNEMTGMETASTLNLLSNLPITKDDSVLDVGCGPARLSVPLAKLAKSVSALDPFEKMLEYAKKMQKRLERKI from the coding sequence ATGCAAGGGCTGGTTGATTATCAAGCGATTTTGGAGCGAGTGTTTTCGCCTACTTTACAAAAAGTAAAAGGCAAAGATGGCGGCGTAAATTGGGATGATTACGCAGATATGTATAACGAGATGACTGGCATGGAGACGGCTTCTACACTAAATTTACTCTCAAATTTACCTATCACAAAAGATGATAGCGTGCTTGACGTGGGATGTGGCCCAGCAAGACTTAGCGTGCCACTTGCGAAGCTAGCAAAGAGCGTTAGTGCGCTAGATCCGTTTGAAAAAATGCTTGAATACGCTAAAAAAATGCAAAAGAGGCTGGAGCGAAAAATATAA
- a CDS encoding TonB-dependent receptor, which produces MTNFETGPLSHNFAVATNGFRWTIYSARNSGGRANLGTSNLYNLRIFNDPHVAKGSGRYKSSSSDMKNISVVDDIKFNDYFSTILSVSRSWFTSYKLDPSKEKNYDKSGFNYGVSLVYKPVENVSLYTTYADSISNEQSTYTFRRGPRAGETLTVEPIRSKQYEVGAKARLGELDLSAAIFEIKRPVAYLVGSGANAEYKIQGTQRNRDFELTTGGKLVDTLSMYGGFTLLDAKIKNAKDGVSEGKTVIGEPKFQANVLFDYAVSNTNKLVFTTNFHYTGKRYIDNANAHSVNGYFTTDVGARYTTKAWLGKEATIRFNINNLFDKKYWAGMFPSDVDGAVAGRGTSLFLGQSRTFMLSAQVKF; this is translated from the coding sequence TTGACAAATTTTGAAACAGGTCCTTTATCACACAATTTTGCCGTAGCTACAAATGGATTTCGCTGGACTATTTATAGTGCTAGAAATAGTGGCGGTAGAGCAAATCTCGGCACGTCAAATTTGTATAACCTAAGAATCTTTAACGATCCACATGTGGCAAAAGGAAGTGGTAGATATAAAAGTAGTAGTAGTGATATGAAAAATATTTCTGTTGTTGATGACATTAAATTTAATGACTACTTTAGCACGATCTTATCAGTTTCAAGAAGCTGGTTTACAAGCTATAAGCTAGATCCATCTAAAGAGAAAAACTATGATAAAAGTGGCTTTAACTACGGTGTAAGCCTTGTCTATAAGCCAGTTGAAAATGTAAGTCTTTATACTACTTATGCAGATAGTATCTCAAATGAACAATCAACTTATACTTTTAGAAGAGGACCTAGAGCAGGCGAGACTTTAACGGTAGAACCTATTAGAAGCAAACAATATGAGGTCGGTGCAAAAGCTAGACTAGGTGAGCTTGATCTATCAGCTGCGATATTTGAGATCAAACGCCCGGTAGCATATCTAGTCGGTAGCGGAGCAAATGCAGAGTATAAAATTCAAGGCACACAAAGAAACCGCGACTTTGAGCTAACTACTGGTGGAAAGCTTGTTGATACTTTAAGTATGTATGGTGGCTTTACACTTCTTGATGCTAAGATAAAAAATGCTAAAGATGGCGTGTCTGAAGGCAAAACGGTTATCGGTGAGCCAAAATTTCAAGCAAATGTCTTGTTTGACTATGCTGTGTCAAACACAAACAAACTTGTATTTACAACAAATTTTCACTATACAGGCAAACGCTACATCGACAATGCTAACGCTCATAGTGTAAATGGCTACTTCACAACAGATGTTGGAGCTAGATACACTACAAAAGCTTGGCTAGGCAAAGAGGCAACTATAAGATTTAACATAAATAACCTCTTTGATAAAAAATACTGGGCAGGAATGTTCCCATCTGATGTGGATGGTGCAGTTGCTGGACGCGGAACCTCGCTTTTCTTAGGACAAAGCAGAACCTTCATGCTTTCAGCTCAAGTTAAATTCTAA
- a CDS encoding Plug domain-containing protein yields MSYKISVATCAALLMCSGFLSQVFAVQTTKLEGVEVNSVGDNISESGIDEGILSKRVASGPLADKKVIDMPYQVNTISKEVLDNQGVQGFEEAVRYFPSAQIQYRGGAEIGRPQTRGFQGSVIGNVFWDGFYAASTTAIPMAMFESLQIQNGLAGSLYSAGAPTGYFSYSRKRPVPLQNIIWTDYSSRSNLGVGLDTSNQFEKAGCRGVFYYSGGEKNAKDSKFSRRLASLGLDFTLQRI; encoded by the coding sequence TTGAGTTACAAAATCTCAGTTGCAACATGTGCTGCACTTTTGATGTGCAGTGGTTTTTTAAGTCAAGTTTTTGCTGTGCAAACGACAAAGCTTGAGGGTGTTGAAGTAAATTCAGTCGGTGACAACATCAGCGAAAGTGGCATCGATGAAGGAATTTTAAGCAAAAGAGTGGCAAGCGGTCCTTTGGCTGACAAAAAAGTTATAGATATGCCTTATCAAGTAAATACGATCTCAAAAGAGGTTCTTGATAACCAAGGTGTTCAAGGTTTTGAAGAAGCAGTTAGATACTTCCCTTCAGCACAAATTCAATATCGTGGTGGAGCTGAGATCGGTCGTCCACAAACTCGTGGTTTTCAAGGTAGTGTAATCGGTAATGTCTTTTGGGATGGCTTTTATGCTGCATCAACAACGGCTATACCTATGGCGATGTTTGAGAGTTTGCAAATCCAAAACGGACTTGCTGGCTCACTTTATAGTGCTGGTGCGCCTACAGGGTATTTTAGTTACTCTCGTAAGCGCCCAGTTCCACTTCAAAATATCATCTGGACTGATTACAGCTCAAGGTCAAATTTAGGCGTAGGTCTTGATACTTCAAATCAATTTGAAAAAGCTGGATGTAGAGGCGTCTTTTACTACTCAGGCGGTGAAAAGAATGCCAAAGATAGTAAATTTTCTCGTCGTCTAGCCTCACTTGGACTTGATTTTACCTTACAGAGAATTTAA
- a CDS encoding 2-oxoacid:acceptor oxidoreductase family protein: MKSQLRFVGVGGQGVILAGEILSAAKIKAGGYGVKASTYTSQVRGGPTKVDIILDEKEILYPYANEGEIDFMLATAQISYDAFKSGVKEGGAIVVEPNLVKVSDEDKKRWKIYEIPIISIAKDEVGNVITQSVVALGVAVAMSRCMDENLVREEMLASVPAKVKEANAKAYELGLKYAKELLK, encoded by the coding sequence ATGAAGTCACAATTAAGATTTGTCGGCGTTGGTGGACAGGGCGTCATACTAGCAGGCGAGATCCTCTCAGCTGCTAAGATAAAAGCAGGCGGATACGGCGTCAAGGCATCTACCTACACATCTCAGGTGCGTGGCGGTCCAACAAAGGTCGATATCATACTTGATGAGAAAGAGATTTTATATCCTTATGCAAACGAGGGCGAGATAGATTTCATGCTAGCAACCGCGCAGATAAGCTACGATGCCTTTAAAAGCGGCGTGAAAGAGGGCGGTGCGATCGTTGTCGAGCCAAATTTGGTAAAAGTGAGCGATGAAGATAAAAAGCGCTGGAAAATTTATGAAATTCCTATCATCTCTATCGCAAAAGACGAGGTTGGTAACGTCATCACTCAAAGCGTCGTGGCTCTTGGTGTGGCTGTGGCGATGAGTAGGTGCATGGATGAAAATTTAGTTCGTGAAGAGATGCTAGCAAGCGTGCCAGCTAAGGTCAAAGAGGCAAATGCAAAAGCTTACGAGCTAGGGCTAAAATACGCAAAAGAGCTTTTAAAATAA
- a CDS encoding 2-oxoglutarate ferredoxin oxidoreductase subunit beta yields the protein MAFNYDKYLRTDKMPTLWCWGCGDGVILKALIRAIDTMGWDMNDVCVVSGIGCSGRFSGYLDCNTIHTTHGRAIAYATGVKMANPDKHVIVVTGDGDGLAIGGNHTIHGCRRNIGLNHILINNFIYALTNSQTSPTTPKGMWTVTAQYGNIDPSFDACKLATAAGASFVARGSVIEPEKLTKLFIEGFSHDGYSFFDVFSNCHINLGRKNKMGEAVKNLEWIKGRTTSKVKFDMLSDEEKRGIFPLGVLHKDDEKIEYTKAYDKVRKAAMSGEAIDFKELA from the coding sequence ATGGCTTTTAATTATGATAAATATTTACGAACAGACAAAATGCCTACTCTTTGGTGCTGGGGCTGTGGCGACGGCGTCATACTAAAGGCGCTCATCCGCGCAATAGACACCATGGGCTGGGATATGAATGACGTTTGCGTGGTCTCAGGCATAGGCTGCTCTGGCCGCTTTAGTGGATACCTCGATTGCAACACCATTCACACAACTCACGGCAGAGCCATAGCTTATGCCACTGGCGTAAAGATGGCAAACCCAGATAAGCATGTCATCGTAGTTACTGGCGATGGCGACGGACTTGCGATCGGAGGCAACCACACAATACACGGATGCCGCCGAAATATCGGGCTAAATCATATCTTAATCAACAACTTCATCTACGCGCTAACAAACTCACAAACCAGCCCAACCACGCCAAAGGGCATGTGGACGGTCACAGCGCAATACGGCAACATCGATCCTAGCTTTGACGCCTGTAAGCTCGCAACCGCCGCAGGTGCTAGCTTTGTCGCGCGCGGTAGCGTCATCGAGCCAGAGAAGCTTACAAAGCTCTTTATAGAGGGCTTTAGCCACGATGGATACAGCTTTTTTGATGTATTTTCAAACTGCCACATAAATTTAGGCCGCAAGAACAAAATGGGCGAGGCGGTCAAAAATTTAGAGTGGATAAAGGGCCGCACGACTAGCAAGGTCAAATTTGACATGCTAAGTGACGAAGAAAAAAGGGGCATTTTCCCACTTGGTGTGCTGCATAAAGATGATGAAAAAATAGAATACACCAAGGCTTACGACAAGGTAAGAAAGGCTGCTATGAGCGGTGAAGCGATCGATTTTAAGGAGCTAGCATGA